Proteins encoded in a region of the Haloarcula sp. CBA1129 genome:
- a CDS encoding dual specificity protein phosphatase family protein — MPIVNPHRFAPATSNEEYVYGSCAPGWHTAATHQDAIDDWVTHMQAHDIERVCCLLPGQQLDDAGANIQRYRAAFGASSVRHVPVPDHQLIPQDRLHNEILPFLVDACETEERVVVHCLAGIGRTGQVLAAWLVYHYDYGPDRAIETVQEMGRDPKDAVKSGNATKEELFDLLSSVARL; from the coding sequence ATGCCCATCGTGAATCCACACCGCTTCGCGCCTGCAACCTCCAACGAAGAGTACGTCTACGGCTCCTGTGCACCGGGCTGGCATACTGCCGCCACACATCAGGACGCTATCGACGACTGGGTCACACATATGCAGGCACACGACATCGAGCGGGTCTGCTGTCTCCTTCCGGGGCAACAACTCGACGACGCTGGGGCAAACATCCAGCGCTATCGGGCGGCCTTCGGAGCGTCATCAGTCCGTCACGTACCGGTTCCCGATCATCAACTCATCCCTCAGGACCGCCTCCACAACGAGATTCTGCCGTTCCTCGTCGACGCCTGTGAGACAGAGGAACGAGTTGTCGTTCATTGTCTGGCCGGCATCGGTCGCACCGGACAGGTACTCGCCGCATGGCTGGTGTATCATTACGACTACGGCCCCGACCGTGCCATCGAGACAGTACAGGAGATGGGTCGTGACCCCAAGGACGCGGTCAAATCGGGGAACGCGACCAAAGAAGAACTGTTCGACCTGTTGTCGTCTGTCGCGCGTCTGTAA
- the cofD gene encoding 2-phospho-L-lactate transferase — protein sequence MVTFLAGGTGTPKLLAGADDVFSPAATTVVANTGDDIELGGHLICPDLDTGLFLDGDVLDREMWWGIADDTAETHAELTRLADAAGLDGGPRYLPADAQTAGRDIARWRRFSGVAEFMHIGDRDRAVHITRTSLLDEGHSLTEVTRTLADAFGLDRTLLPMSDDPVASIIHTPSGPMHFQEWWVGRNGEPPVEDVEFRGSETANATDAVLTALDDAVVIGPSNPVTSLGPMLAIDEIEQALHETTVVAVSPFIEDTVFSGPAAELMAGVGVEPSTAGVAESYPFADAFVLDNDDSTPLDVPVVRTDTTLDDEADADRVNRAVETALSEVA from the coding sequence ATGGTGACGTTTCTTGCCGGTGGGACGGGAACGCCGAAGCTCCTCGCCGGTGCCGACGACGTGTTTTCGCCCGCGGCGACGACTGTCGTCGCCAACACCGGCGACGATATCGAACTGGGTGGGCATCTGATCTGTCCAGACCTCGATACCGGCCTGTTTCTGGACGGTGATGTCCTCGACCGAGAGATGTGGTGGGGTATCGCCGACGACACTGCCGAGACACACGCCGAGCTGACACGACTTGCTGACGCCGCCGGGCTCGACGGCGGCCCGCGATACCTCCCTGCCGACGCACAGACAGCGGGGCGTGATATCGCTCGCTGGCGGCGCTTCTCCGGCGTTGCGGAGTTCATGCACATCGGCGACCGGGACCGTGCGGTCCACATCACGCGGACCTCGCTGCTCGACGAGGGCCACTCGCTGACCGAGGTGACGCGCACGCTCGCAGACGCCTTCGGCCTCGACCGAACGCTGCTGCCGATGAGTGACGACCCCGTCGCTTCGATCATCCACACGCCGAGCGGGCCGATGCACTTTCAGGAGTGGTGGGTTGGCCGCAACGGCGAACCACCGGTCGAGGACGTGGAGTTCCGTGGCTCCGAGACGGCTAACGCGACGGATGCCGTTCTGACCGCGCTCGACGACGCCGTCGTCATTGGACCGTCGAACCCCGTAACTTCGCTCGGGCCGATGCTTGCCATCGACGAGATTGAACAGGCACTCCACGAAACAACGGTCGTCGCCGTCTCGCCGTTCATCGAAGATACGGTGTTCTCTGGGCCGGCAGCGGAGCTGATGGCCGGTGTCGGAGTTGAGCCAAGTACCGCCGGTGTAGCCGAGTCGTACCCCTTCGCTGACGCCTTCGTGCTGGACAACGACGATTCGACCCCGCTGGACGTGCCCGTCGTCCGAACCGACACCACCCTTGATGATGAGGCCGACGCTGACCGAGTGAACCGCGCCGTCGAAACGGCCCTCTCAGAGGTGGCCTGA
- a CDS encoding tRNA-dihydrouridine synthase — protein sequence MFEPRIALASLSGEADASWARAVESHIGCAFLGGIALDDRTREAARAMRDRDRSEFLPDDPVAFVDDQLGTLEDAPLRPAFNVRSAALDPVERAATVCQRHDAIIEINAHCRQDEMCAAGAGESLLREPERLATFVEAAASTGATVSVKGRAELDGASLPAIAQAIEAAGGDMFHVDAMDSESVIAEVTDATDLFVVANNGVRGGETAREYLTYGADAVSVGRASDDHETLRAVQKATTEWFESEVSP from the coding sequence ATGTTCGAGCCGCGAATCGCCCTCGCGAGTCTGAGCGGCGAGGCCGACGCGTCGTGGGCCCGCGCGGTCGAATCCCACATCGGGTGTGCGTTCCTCGGCGGTATCGCACTTGACGACCGGACCCGCGAGGCCGCCCGAGCGATGAGGGACCGCGACCGCTCCGAGTTCCTGCCCGACGACCCGGTCGCGTTCGTCGACGACCAGCTCGGCACGCTCGAAGACGCTCCGCTACGCCCGGCGTTCAACGTCCGGAGCGCGGCGCTCGACCCTGTCGAGCGGGCTGCCACCGTTTGTCAGCGTCACGACGCCATCATCGAGATCAATGCCCACTGCCGGCAAGACGAGATGTGCGCTGCCGGTGCCGGCGAGTCGCTGCTGCGGGAACCGGAGCGACTGGCGACGTTCGTGGAAGCAGCAGCGTCGACGGGGGCGACGGTTTCGGTGAAAGGCCGCGCTGAACTCGACGGCGCCTCGCTCCCAGCCATTGCTCAAGCCATCGAAGCGGCCGGTGGCGACATGTTCCACGTCGACGCGATGGACTCGGAGTCCGTCATCGCCGAGGTGACCGACGCCACCGACCTGTTCGTCGTTGCGAACAACGGCGTCCGAGGGGGTGAGACGGCGCGGGAGTACCTCACCTACGGCGCGGACGCGGTCAGCGTCGGTCGCGCAAGCGACGACCACGAGACGCTCCGCGCCGTCCAAAAAGCAACGACGGAGTGGTTCGAATCGGAGGTGTCACCGTGA
- the srp19 gene encoding signal recognition particle subunit SRP19: MVENVIWPAALDANRSRSDGRRVSLDLAVEDPTIDEIAKAVQQVGYDAVIERDKTYPREYEARGRVVVKDADDATKSDLLGAVAAYMQALRE; this comes from the coding sequence ATGGTCGAGAACGTTATCTGGCCGGCGGCACTCGACGCCAACCGTTCGCGCAGCGACGGGCGTCGCGTGTCACTGGATCTAGCCGTCGAGGACCCGACTATCGACGAGATCGCCAAAGCCGTCCAGCAGGTCGGCTACGACGCGGTCATCGAACGGGACAAGACGTATCCACGCGAGTACGAAGCTCGCGGGCGGGTCGTCGTCAAGGACGCTGACGATGCGACGAAAAGCGACCTGCTCGGGGCCGTGGCGGCCTACATGCAGGCCCTGCGTGAATGA
- the coxB gene encoding cytochrome c oxidase subunit II, giving the protein MTRKRAGLVALFGAALLALAVEPAAAAQIQDSTTDSLIWGLNMNLLYVAIPITVLVEGILVYTVWRFRNQEEALPTQENRRLEVTWTIATAIILLFVGVASYQVMASPYVTAEAGDQAALQEQDTELITVEAQRYGWTFYYNESSWDGEAEVTTRTDLKIPANQDVSLRVTSTDWLHAFHVPGLGLKSDAFPGQYNRLRTNAGNTGTYQLYCAEYCGSGHSQMLGTVEVVPQDEYEDWLAEQKSGGDGSGNSGE; this is encoded by the coding sequence ATGACCCGGAAACGCGCCGGTCTGGTCGCTCTGTTCGGTGCTGCGTTGCTCGCGCTCGCCGTCGAGCCGGCCGCCGCCGCACAGATTCAGGACTCGACGACGGATAGCCTCATCTGGGGGCTAAATATGAACCTCCTGTACGTCGCTATCCCGATTACGGTCCTCGTCGAAGGGATTCTGGTCTACACCGTCTGGCGGTTCCGTAATCAGGAAGAGGCGCTTCCCACGCAGGAGAACCGCCGACTCGAAGTCACTTGGACCATCGCAACGGCGATCATTCTTCTGTTCGTCGGCGTCGCCTCCTATCAGGTGATGGCGAGCCCGTACGTCACCGCCGAAGCCGGTGACCAAGCCGCACTGCAAGAACAGGACACTGAGCTCATTACCGTCGAGGCCCAGCGGTACGGCTGGACGTTCTACTACAACGAATCGAGCTGGGACGGCGAGGCGGAAGTCACCACCAGAACAGACCTGAAGATACCGGCCAATCAGGACGTATCGCTGCGCGTGACATCCACGGATTGGTTGCACGCGTTCCACGTTCCCGGACTTGGACTGAAATCCGACGCGTTCCCCGGCCAGTACAACCGTCTCCGGACCAACGCGGGTAACACCGGGACATACCAGCTCTACTGTGCCGAGTACTGTGGTTCAGGTCACTCACAGATGCTTGGGACCGTTGAGGTCGTCCCACAGGACGAGTACGAGGACTGGCTGGCAGAGCAAAAGAGCGGCGGTGACGGCTCCGGAAACAGCGGCGAGTAG
- a CDS encoding triphosphoribosyl-dephospho-CoA synthase — translation MVRIGGVTVTERSVGQNAQLALLLEVSGTPKPGNVDREREYDDLRFEHFMAGAVGARPGLDRAAAGDPIGPAFETAVEGMAGQSAGNTQFGALLILTPLVAAASGGRLSPSGMDAVVRETTVEDAAAFYRAFEHVDVAVDDPPDGLEPLDVRRGSNAIPVLRARDLTLFDVMAESADVDGVAAEWVSGFERVFEASERLLDGSGPVADRASDVFLELLAAEPDTFIVTRQDRETAEEVQRRAQAVLDGDEDATKLAEEFVERDINPGTTADLVAGGLFVALERGLEV, via the coding sequence GTGGTTCGAATCGGAGGTGTCACCGTGACAGAGCGGTCGGTCGGACAGAACGCCCAACTGGCACTACTACTGGAGGTCTCCGGCACGCCGAAGCCCGGCAACGTCGACCGCGAGCGAGAGTACGACGATCTCCGGTTCGAGCACTTCATGGCCGGTGCCGTCGGGGCTCGTCCCGGACTCGACCGCGCGGCTGCGGGCGACCCCATTGGTCCTGCGTTCGAGACAGCCGTCGAAGGGATGGCGGGACAATCAGCCGGCAACACCCAGTTCGGGGCCTTGCTGATACTCACACCGCTTGTGGCCGCGGCGAGTGGTGGCCGACTATCGCCGTCCGGCATGGACGCTGTGGTCCGTGAGACGACTGTGGAGGACGCGGCAGCGTTCTACCGCGCCTTCGAGCACGTCGATGTCGCTGTCGATGACCCACCTGACGGGCTGGAGCCGCTCGACGTTCGCCGCGGAAGTAACGCGATTCCTGTGCTCCGGGCGCGGGATCTGACGCTGTTCGACGTGATGGCGGAAAGTGCCGATGTTGACGGTGTGGCAGCTGAGTGGGTGTCCGGATTCGAGCGCGTCTTCGAGGCCAGCGAGCGGCTACTGGACGGGTCGGGACCTGTCGCCGACCGCGCGTCGGACGTGTTCCTCGAACTACTCGCGGCAGAGCCCGATACTTTCATCGTCACGCGGCAGGACCGCGAGACCGCCGAGGAGGTCCAGCGACGAGCACAGGCCGTTCTCGACGGTGACGAAGACGCCACCAAGCTCGCCGAGGAGTTCGTCGAGCGGGATATCAACCCGGGGACGACTGCGGATCTGGTCGCGGGCGGGCTGTTCGTCGCGCTGGAGCGGGGGCTCGAAGTGTGA
- a CDS encoding 30S ribosomal protein S17e, which produces MAIKPAYVKKTGTLLMERYPDAFGADFEHNKDVVEELTNIESKGVRNRIAGYVTRKMNNPVEA; this is translated from the coding sequence ATGGCAATCAAACCCGCCTACGTCAAGAAGACCGGGACGCTCCTCATGGAGCGATACCCTGACGCCTTCGGTGCAGACTTCGAACACAACAAAGATGTCGTCGAGGAACTGACCAACATCGAGTCCAAGGGTGTCCGCAACCGCATCGCCGGCTACGTCACCCGGAAGATGAACAACCCGGTCGAAGCGTAA
- a CDS encoding ABC transporter ATP-binding protein yields the protein MDEVLVASDVGRRYGETVALDGVSLTATTGEVLALVGPNGAGKTTLVRALTGTTDATGEVRLFGQSPRTVARDRIGLLPQSFSPHERLTARELLEYYAGLYDDTRDVEGVLDDVGLADTASTTYENLSGGQQRRTCVATALINDPDLLVLDEPTTGIDPAGRRDLWRLLEGLADRGVTILVTTHYMEEAQRLADRVGLLADGRLIALDSPEDLVAEHGGDSQLVVEGTFDEAAVAAIDYPAETALRNGRLVVYGIRPESIGNITAQLGEAGIEYDSLTWKQPDLEDVYLELTGTAVGQRGEPQQTEPVAGGVQ from the coding sequence ATGGACGAGGTACTGGTCGCGTCGGATGTCGGGCGGCGCTACGGCGAGACGGTCGCACTCGACGGCGTTTCGCTGACGGCGACTACCGGAGAGGTACTCGCGCTGGTCGGTCCAAACGGGGCTGGCAAGACCACGCTGGTACGCGCGTTGACTGGAACGACAGATGCGACTGGCGAGGTACGGCTGTTCGGCCAGTCACCCAGAACGGTCGCTCGCGACCGAATCGGTCTTTTGCCACAGTCGTTTTCGCCCCACGAGCGGTTGACGGCCCGAGAACTACTTGAGTACTACGCCGGCCTGTACGACGATACCCGTGATGTCGAGGGTGTCCTCGATGATGTCGGTCTGGCTGACACGGCTAGCACAACCTACGAAAATCTCTCAGGCGGGCAACAGCGACGGACGTGCGTTGCGACGGCGCTCATCAATGATCCGGACCTCCTCGTGCTGGACGAACCCACGACTGGCATCGACCCGGCCGGTCGGCGTGACCTCTGGCGACTACTGGAGGGGCTTGCCGACCGCGGCGTGACGATACTCGTGACGACACACTACATGGAGGAAGCCCAGCGCCTCGCGGACCGTGTCGGCCTCCTCGCTGACGGGAGGCTTATTGCACTTGATTCCCCGGAGGACCTCGTCGCTGAGCACGGCGGCGACAGCCAGCTCGTTGTGGAGGGGACCTTCGACGAAGCCGCTGTTGCAGCCATCGACTACCCGGCGGAGACGGCACTCCGGAACGGTCGGTTGGTCGTCTACGGCATCCGCCCGGAATCTATCGGAAACATCACTGCGCAGCTGGGGGAGGCGGGCATCGAGTACGACAGCCTGACTTGGAAACAGCCAGACTTGGAAGACGTGTATCTCGAACTCACCGGGACGGCCGTCGGCCAGCGCGGTGAACCACAGCAGACGGAGCCGGTCGCGGGTGGTGTCCAATGA
- a CDS encoding H/ACA ribonucleoprotein complex subunit GAR1, which yields MKRIGTVSRVAQGLAVVRAPDDEYASVGTDVVDEELQTVGSVVDVFGPVERPYLAVSPNDSVHLPALVGTVLYAR from the coding sequence ATGAAACGCATCGGTACTGTTTCACGGGTCGCACAGGGACTCGCAGTGGTCCGAGCGCCTGACGACGAGTACGCGTCCGTGGGAACTGACGTGGTCGACGAGGAACTCCAGACTGTTGGCTCCGTCGTCGATGTGTTCGGCCCGGTCGAGCGGCCGTACCTTGCAGTCTCGCCGAACGACAGCGTGCATCTTCCAGCGCTGGTCGGTACCGTCCTGTACGCGCGGTAA
- a CDS encoding SelT/SelW/SelH family protein, translated as MSSVEIEYCVPCGFRERAVNVQQAILSGLEQELDSVRLVMGDHGVFRITVDDETVYDKAEAGDEFDVDAIVRKVRSHVI; from the coding sequence ATGAGTTCTGTCGAAATCGAATACTGCGTCCCGTGTGGATTCCGTGAGCGAGCGGTAAACGTCCAGCAAGCGATTCTGTCCGGACTCGAGCAGGAACTCGACAGCGTCCGACTGGTCATGGGCGACCACGGCGTGTTCAGGATTACCGTGGACGACGAGACGGTCTACGACAAAGCTGAGGCCGGCGACGAGTTCGACGTGGACGCTATTGTACGCAAGGTCCGCTCGCACGTCATCTGA
- a CDS encoding DUF447 domain-containing protein: MTEGSSPDGAGSGATWPVTLGGVTETIVTTLGPNKRWNVAALGIHAPDGDEPATATTWGRTRTWRNFRERGGGYVQFTRDPVDFAEAALSVREEDAPILDSADAWVEVDVERCDSGSEGDTQLVEWALYPTDSAVERRVVPTTNRGHAAVIEATVAASRLDVPSYDRETLLDRLAYFESVVETAGSERERAAFERVRELVDADW; the protein is encoded by the coding sequence GTGACCGAGGGCTCGTCGCCGGACGGCGCTGGCTCCGGAGCAACGTGGCCCGTCACGCTGGGCGGCGTTACCGAGACTATCGTCACTACGTTGGGACCGAACAAGCGCTGGAACGTGGCTGCACTGGGTATCCATGCGCCGGACGGAGACGAGCCAGCCACGGCGACGACGTGGGGCCGGACCCGGACTTGGCGGAACTTCCGTGAGCGCGGGGGTGGCTACGTTCAGTTCACTCGCGACCCGGTCGATTTCGCCGAGGCGGCGCTGTCAGTCCGCGAGGAAGACGCCCCTATCCTCGACAGCGCGGACGCGTGGGTCGAAGTCGATGTCGAGCGGTGTGATTCTGGGTCAGAGGGGGACACGCAGTTGGTCGAGTGGGCGCTATACCCCACCGATAGTGCCGTCGAGCGGCGCGTCGTGCCGACGACGAACCGTGGCCACGCCGCCGTCATCGAGGCGACTGTCGCAGCCTCGCGACTGGACGTGCCGAGCTACGACCGGGAGACGCTATTGGACCGGCTCGCGTATTTCGAGTCCGTGGTCGAGACGGCCGGCAGCGAGCGCGAGCGAGCGGCCTTCGAGCGCGTGCGTGAGTTGGTGGATGCCGACTGGTAG
- a CDS encoding ABC transporter permease, with product MSRLGRLTSETRAASLAFLRRRTAVFFTFFFPVIIVVIFGVLVQTQPGGGGLFTEPPSFYAPGYLAVVVLFTPLSRVGSEVARHRDGNRFEKLATTPLTRTEWLLAQTLVNVVIIGIAGLLILGLMVWLTGATIHLSGLLLPFVGLGVALFCAVGAMLGSLADSQDGVIAASNGLALPLLFLSETFVPQTLLPAWLPTWLSPLTYFSRGVRAATTGTGEALGPLAVLTVCAVVGFAVGARLLPRTD from the coding sequence ATGAGTCGACTAGGGCGACTCACATCGGAGACGCGTGCAGCGTCGCTGGCCTTTCTCCGGCGACGGACGGCCGTCTTCTTCACGTTCTTCTTCCCGGTCATCATCGTCGTCATCTTCGGCGTACTGGTCCAGACTCAGCCGGGTGGCGGCGGGCTGTTTACTGAGCCGCCGAGCTTCTACGCGCCGGGATATCTGGCCGTCGTCGTCCTGTTCACGCCACTCTCCCGCGTCGGCAGCGAGGTGGCGCGTCATCGGGACGGCAACCGCTTCGAGAAACTGGCGACGACGCCGCTGACCCGCACCGAGTGGCTGCTGGCACAGACGCTCGTCAACGTCGTCATCATCGGCATCGCCGGCCTCCTGATTCTGGGCCTGATGGTGTGGCTCACCGGCGCGACGATACACCTGTCGGGGCTGTTGCTCCCGTTTGTCGGCCTCGGCGTCGCGCTGTTCTGTGCCGTCGGCGCGATGCTGGGCAGTCTCGCGGACTCGCAGGACGGCGTTATCGCAGCGAGCAACGGCCTCGCACTCCCGTTGCTCTTCCTCTCGGAGACGTTCGTCCCACAGACGCTTCTGCCCGCGTGGCTGCCGACGTGGCTCTCGCCGCTGACGTACTTCTCACGTGGCGTCCGTGCGGCGACGACGGGGACTGGCGAAGCGCTCGGCCCGCTCGCTGTTCTCACCGTCTGTGCCGTCGTCGGCTTTGCTGTCGGCGCACGGCTTCTCCCGCGAACGGACTGA
- a CDS encoding ABC transporter ATP-binding protein produces MSTTTATLRDAIPDTRSLVTGAAVLNAEFILILGYVVNTAQPATDPFLLVFPFIWLNIAGLVFLRVRPELTGRRRTLGSAVLALGYLLVLGYVGGVYGTGGQGTGLRLVTQAPPGFSPTVVFSGATLSVVLIPWKIAGYLALSYLVFVTAVDASGGAVGGIVGLFSCVSCVLPIIASILGGFVGVGATLSQAALSQSYGLSTVVFVTSVGLLYGVHRFDVTLVGRLRTLIGP; encoded by the coding sequence ATGAGTACCACGACAGCGACTCTGAGAGACGCGATACCGGACACGCGCTCGCTGGTGACTGGAGCAGCCGTGTTGAACGCGGAATTCATCCTCATTCTGGGCTATGTCGTCAACACCGCCCAGCCAGCGACGGACCCGTTCCTGCTTGTGTTCCCGTTCATCTGGCTCAACATCGCCGGTCTCGTTTTCCTTCGGGTCCGACCGGAACTGACTGGCCGCCGCCGGACACTCGGCAGTGCGGTTCTCGCTCTGGGCTATCTACTCGTGCTTGGGTACGTCGGCGGCGTGTACGGAACGGGCGGTCAGGGGACCGGCCTTCGGCTAGTCACGCAGGCCCCGCCGGGGTTCTCGCCGACGGTCGTGTTCAGCGGTGCGACCCTTAGCGTGGTGCTTATCCCGTGGAAGATTGCCGGCTACTTGGCGCTCTCGTATCTGGTGTTCGTGACTGCTGTCGACGCGAGTGGCGGCGCGGTGGGCGGCATCGTCGGCCTCTTTTCGTGTGTCTCCTGTGTCCTCCCGATTATCGCGTCGATACTGGGCGGTTTCGTGGGCGTCGGGGCAACGCTATCTCAGGCGGCCCTGTCCCAGTCGTATGGTCTCTCGACGGTGGTGTTCGTCACCTCGGTCGGACTGCTGTACGGTGTCCACCGGTTCGACGTGACGCTTGTCGGTCGGCTCCGAACGTTGATCGGACCATAG
- a CDS encoding heme o synthase has translation MAESRTFTGLLAATAVGVYLLVLAGATTTLTDAAAACTTWPLCDGPVDVTNTALLVAWGHRLVAAAVGLLVVAMTVVGLRSNCRGRVKAAIILGAALYPVQIALGAVVATTTETALPGAHLALGMGIFGSFVLALAWHLEAETGSDDETPVKNPTLAPEPADDGPERSPTLSARERVIETLSAYFRLMKPRLMWLLCLVAAAGMALAAGQTLTVRTVLLTLGGGVLSIGASGTFNHVLERDIDKRMDRTSDRPIATHQIPVRNALAFGLLLSFASLWLFWQVNALVAVLGLTAIVFYSVIYTLVLKPNTVQNTVIGGAAGALPALIGWVAADGSVGLPGVILAIVIFLWTPAHFYNLALAYKDDYEAGGFPMMPVVRGETETRKHIVYYLGATLIASGVLGVLTSLGWLYAVTSVLLGAVFLWAVILLHREQTEAAAFRAFHASNAYLGAVLIAIVVDALAL, from the coding sequence ATGGCAGAGAGCCGGACCTTCACCGGGCTGCTCGCCGCAACCGCTGTCGGCGTGTACTTGCTAGTTCTCGCCGGCGCGACGACAACGCTCACGGATGCGGCAGCAGCCTGTACTACTTGGCCGCTGTGTGACGGACCGGTCGACGTGACGAACACGGCCCTGCTGGTCGCTTGGGGACATCGACTTGTCGCAGCCGCCGTCGGACTTCTCGTGGTGGCTATGACCGTTGTCGGCCTCCGATCCAACTGTCGTGGCCGCGTCAAGGCAGCTATCATTCTCGGAGCCGCGCTGTACCCGGTCCAGATCGCGCTCGGTGCCGTCGTCGCGACGACCACCGAGACGGCACTCCCCGGCGCCCACCTCGCTCTGGGGATGGGCATCTTCGGCTCGTTCGTGCTGGCTCTGGCGTGGCACCTCGAAGCTGAGACAGGCAGCGACGATGAGACCCCCGTGAAGAATCCGACACTCGCGCCGGAACCAGCTGACGACGGGCCGGAACGGTCGCCGACGCTCTCCGCTCGTGAGCGCGTCATCGAAACTCTATCCGCGTACTTCCGCCTGATGAAGCCTCGTCTGATGTGGCTCCTGTGTCTGGTCGCCGCGGCCGGGATGGCACTGGCCGCTGGACAGACGCTCACTGTTCGGACGGTGCTGCTCACGCTCGGGGGTGGCGTCCTCTCTATCGGCGCATCCGGGACGTTTAACCACGTCCTCGAACGTGACATCGACAAGCGGATGGACCGGACCTCGGACCGTCCTATCGCGACCCACCAGATTCCGGTCCGGAACGCGCTGGCGTTCGGATTGCTCCTGTCGTTTGCGTCACTATGGTTGTTCTGGCAGGTGAACGCGCTCGTGGCGGTGCTCGGCCTGACTGCGATTGTGTTCTACAGCGTCATCTATACGCTCGTGTTGAAGCCAAACACTGTTCAGAACACTGTCATCGGCGGGGCTGCCGGCGCACTACCGGCGCTCATCGGATGGGTCGCCGCCGACGGGTCGGTCGGCCTCCCGGGCGTCATCCTCGCCATCGTGATTTTCCTCTGGACGCCGGCGCATTTCTACAACCTCGCGCTCGCGTACAAGGACGACTATGAGGCGGGTGGTTTCCCGATGATGCCGGTCGTCCGTGGCGAGACGGAGACGCGAAAGCACATCGTCTACTATCTCGGGGCGACACTCATCGCCTCGGGCGTCTTGGGCGTGCTCACATCGCTTGGTTGGCTGTACGCTGTCACGTCGGTATTGCTGGGTGCGGTGTTCCTCTGGGCCGTCATCCTGCTCCACCGCGAGCAGACCGAAGCGGCGGCGTTCCGAGCGTTCCACGCGTCGAACGCCTACCTCGGTGCGGTCCTGATCGCCATCGTTGTCGACGCACTGGCACTATGA
- a CDS encoding CAP domain-containing protein codes for MVKKGLLAITAVVLLVVLGTGVLIGAQFAGGTAGPTAQTTDSQSDDSSGGSTSTATADSSTSPTPTPGANKTATPTETAAPQQEAIPARKFNEQNVSDYIRTFLNEEREAAGVPPFTSGLQTEGDLNEMARAHSEQMAVEGKAIHTIDGVSSKDRYQDTGLYDRCTFDSAEGEYIEQPDRNRFEAVEQTVAGQTYEEDGKERFHATDKEIARKIVDDWMAWPDYRERLTLRNANLVGIGVEITDTGNVYATANICG; via the coding sequence ATGGTAAAGAAAGGGTTACTCGCTATCACCGCCGTGGTGCTTCTTGTGGTTCTGGGGACGGGTGTCCTTATCGGAGCACAGTTTGCGGGCGGGACAGCGGGTCCAACGGCACAGACGACTGATTCACAGAGCGACGACAGCAGTGGTGGTTCAACGTCGACGGCGACAGCGGACAGTAGTACTTCGCCAACACCGACACCGGGAGCAAACAAGACGGCGACGCCGACTGAAACAGCGGCCCCACAACAGGAGGCAATCCCGGCGCGGAAGTTCAATGAACAGAACGTTTCGGACTATATCCGGACGTTCCTCAACGAGGAGCGCGAGGCCGCAGGTGTCCCGCCGTTCACGTCGGGACTCCAGACCGAAGGCGATCTCAACGAGATGGCAAGGGCTCACAGCGAGCAGATGGCCGTCGAGGGGAAGGCGATTCACACAATCGACGGCGTCTCCAGTAAGGACCGGTACCAAGACACTGGACTCTACGACCGGTGTACGTTCGATTCAGCGGAGGGCGAGTACATAGAACAGCCCGACCGAAACCGGTTCGAGGCGGTTGAGCAGACAGTGGCCGGACAGACTTACGAGGAGGACGGCAAAGAGCGGTTCCATGCTACCGACAAGGAAATCGCCAGAAAGATCGTCGATGACTGGATGGCATGGCCGGACTATCGCGAGCGACTCACGCTCCGTAACGCCAATCTCGTCGGTATCGGCGTGGAGATAACCGACACCGGCAACGTGTACGCGACCGCCAACATCTGTGGCTAA